The following proteins are co-located in the Flammeovirga kamogawensis genome:
- a CDS encoding GDSL-type esterase/lipase family protein, whose protein sequence is MKTLCYIFLFFTLPTYAAKVTLRVDMAGFKIHTEGIHLSGNINNWKLKETQLINTKGTIYEITLEVEPKKTYEYKYFNGAEWSTGEYAFGPCANGGFRTIQVDGDSILPIVPYNGCTEKFDLKDKIRIACVGNSITYGHGIPERFANCYPTQLQHMLGENYLVNNFGNSGRTLSKDVNDSYWSTAAFTQSHTTFLPNKVVIMLGTNDSKPQIWDISSQHFESDLNAFITSYQSLSSNPEIYLATPPMIYPNTFDIRNQIVEKEIIPILIKVAKERNIKIIPIHEATKNMKKDFPDGVHPNYKGATVIAEEIYKKLIRE, encoded by the coding sequence ATGAAAACTTTATGTTACATTTTCTTATTTTTTACTCTTCCAACTTATGCCGCTAAAGTAACATTAAGAGTAGATATGGCAGGTTTTAAAATACATACAGAAGGTATACATTTATCTGGAAATATAAATAACTGGAAACTTAAAGAAACTCAACTTATAAATACAAAAGGTACTATTTATGAAATCACATTAGAAGTAGAACCGAAAAAAACATACGAATATAAATACTTTAATGGGGCAGAATGGAGCACTGGAGAGTATGCTTTTGGACCTTGTGCAAATGGAGGTTTTAGAACTATACAAGTTGATGGAGATTCTATTTTACCTATTGTACCCTATAACGGTTGTACTGAAAAATTTGATTTGAAAGATAAAATAAGAATAGCATGTGTAGGCAATAGTATTACTTATGGGCACGGAATACCCGAACGTTTTGCCAACTGTTATCCCACTCAATTACAACATATGTTAGGTGAAAACTATCTAGTAAATAATTTTGGGAATTCTGGAAGAACTCTCTCTAAAGATGTAAATGATAGTTATTGGAGCACTGCTGCATTTACACAATCTCATACTACATTTCTACCCAATAAAGTAGTCATTATGTTAGGAACAAACGATTCTAAACCTCAGATATGGGATATTAGTAGTCAACATTTTGAAAGTGATTTGAATGCGTTCATTACTTCTTATCAGTCTTTATCAAGTAATCCAGAAATTTACTTAGCCACTCCTCCAATGATCTACCCTAATACTTTTGATATCAGAAACCAGATTGTTGAAAAAGAAATTATACCTATTCTAATCAAGGTAGCCAAAGAAAGAAATATTAAAATTATACCAATCCATGAGGCTACCAAAAATATGAAAAAGGATTTTCCTGATGGTGTACACCCTAATTATAAAGGAGCAACGGTAATTGCAGAGGAAATTTACAAGAAGTTAATACGTGAATGA
- a CDS encoding DUF885 domain-containing protein → MKNLLITIIGFLMLSCTSQKTEKWTNFKSKFIEEYNCLNIPPLQLSYQQNIKGIKDLDSINIQNAFFVNIKERLSTIDVNNLSIKEQLDYDLIQYETDLNLERLHLEKQWKSAIADSISSRGLSTLKNGKEWYTYFLKKWVDKEATPDKIYAFGLKEIDRVKRNMKSIQMQSRMDSSTFQKYIRSPHFYFTDVDSIQLAFEKLKTEIGTTASLYFPDVDKISPLIIKKGTEKRMAIAPAYYMDTQQTFYYNYFDTPYNKRQIAWIYLHEGVPGHHYQIDLEKKTNRTALQKKFEYYGFIEGYAAYVEELGVTLGAYKTMYDELGKWEWDLIRSVRVSMDVGLNYYNWTDEEALLFWQKHIPGQDNIAQREIARMKRWPAQVVTYKYGGSKILEWKEKAEKKEGFSLLNFHEKLLQFGNTPFSILEKYIDLE, encoded by the coding sequence TTGAAAAATTTACTTATTACAATAATTGGTTTTTTGATGCTATCATGCACTTCTCAAAAAACAGAAAAGTGGACTAATTTTAAATCAAAATTTATAGAAGAGTATAATTGTCTCAATATTCCTCCGTTACAGTTAAGTTATCAACAAAATATTAAGGGAATAAAGGATTTAGATTCGATAAATATTCAAAATGCTTTTTTTGTCAACATTAAAGAGCGTTTATCTACTATAGATGTGAATAACTTATCAATAAAAGAACAGTTAGATTATGATTTAATTCAATACGAAACTGATTTAAATCTTGAAAGATTACATTTAGAAAAACAATGGAAAAGTGCTATTGCTGATAGTATTTCTTCTAGAGGATTATCTACTCTAAAAAACGGGAAGGAATGGTATACCTACTTTCTAAAAAAATGGGTTGATAAAGAAGCTACTCCAGATAAAATTTATGCTTTTGGTTTAAAAGAAATTGATAGAGTTAAACGTAATATGAAATCTATTCAAATGCAATCTAGAATGGACAGTAGTACTTTTCAGAAATATATACGTTCACCTCATTTTTATTTTACTGATGTAGATTCAATACAACTTGCTTTTGAAAAGCTTAAAACTGAAATAGGTACAACTGCTTCACTCTATTTTCCTGATGTAGATAAAATCTCTCCTCTCATAATAAAGAAAGGAACTGAAAAGAGGATGGCTATTGCACCTGCGTATTATATGGATACGCAACAGACATTTTATTACAACTACTTTGATACTCCCTATAACAAGCGACAAATTGCTTGGATTTACCTTCATGAAGGAGTCCCTGGGCATCATTACCAAATAGACTTAGAGAAAAAAACGAATAGGACTGCCCTACAAAAGAAATTTGAATATTACGGTTTTATTGAAGGTTATGCCGCATATGTTGAAGAACTAGGAGTTACATTGGGTGCTTATAAAACAATGTATGATGAACTCGGCAAATGGGAATGGGATCTTATAAGATCTGTAAGAGTGAGTATGGATGTTGGCTTAAATTATTACAATTGGACAGATGAAGAAGCCTTATTATTCTGGCAAAAACATATTCCCGGTCAAGATAATATTGCTCAACGTGAAATTGCTAGAATGAAAAGGTGGCCGGCACAAGTGGTTACCTACAAATATGGTGGAAGTAAAATTTTAGAATGGAAAGAAAAAGCAGAGAAAAAAGAGGGATTTTCTTTATTAAACTTTCATGAGAAATTACTCCAATTTGGAAATACTCCTTTTTCCATTTTAGAAAAATATATCGATTTAGAATAG
- a CDS encoding class II aldolase/adducin family protein: MKSIKEQVTTAEWNTRVELAAAYRAFYYLGFEFTTFGHLSARVPGEPDCLLLNPFGLTFDEITASSLIKVRKDGTILTDNGYQLNKAGWNIHSGLIFGNDSINSAMHLHTVDGVAVSAMKEGVLPLCQDDMLIHSNIAYHDYEGVVVDAAEGPRMLSDIGDKKILMLRNHGTLSVGETISEAFFYMFFLEKSCKIQTRALGSPQGVVNVNEAIVDHVPEQKKEVMAGLPHEGNDTDPYHTLYEGWLRRMKREYPEFDN; this comes from the coding sequence ATGAAATCTATTAAAGAACAAGTTACAACTGCAGAGTGGAATACAAGAGTAGAGTTAGCTGCTGCATATAGAGCTTTTTATTATTTAGGATTTGAATTCACAACTTTCGGACACCTTTCAGCGAGAGTACCTGGAGAACCTGATTGTTTATTATTAAATCCATTCGGTTTAACATTCGATGAAATTACTGCTTCATCTTTAATTAAAGTCAGAAAAGATGGAACAATACTTACAGACAATGGATACCAATTAAATAAAGCAGGATGGAATATTCACTCTGGATTAATATTCGGTAATGATTCTATCAATTCGGCAATGCACCTGCATACTGTAGATGGCGTGGCTGTATCTGCAATGAAAGAAGGCGTACTTCCTCTTTGTCAAGACGATATGTTGATACACTCTAACATTGCTTATCATGATTATGAAGGGGTAGTTGTTGATGCTGCTGAAGGACCTAGAATGTTGTCGGATATTGGAGATAAAAAAATATTAATGCTCAGAAACCACGGTACATTATCTGTTGGCGAAACAATTAGTGAAGCATTCTTTTATATGTTCTTCCTTGAAAAATCTTGTAAGATTCAAACACGTGCTCTTGGAAGCCCACAAGGTGTGGTCAATGTAAATGAAGCAATTGTTGATCATGTACCTGAACAGAAAAAAGAGGTTATGGCTGGATTACCTCATGAAGGTAATGACACAGACCCTTACCATACTTTATATGAAGGTTGGTTACGCAGAATGAAACGTGAATATCCTGAATTTGATAACTAA
- a CDS encoding class II aldolase/adducin family protein: MKSIKEQVTTAEWNTRVELAAAYRAFYYLGFEFTTFGHLSARVPGEPDCLLLNPFGLTFDEITASSLIKVRKDGTILTDNGYQLNKAGWNIHSGLIFGNDSINSAMHLHTVDGVAVSAMKEGVLPLCQDDMLIHSNIAYHDYEGVVVDAAEGPRMLSDIGDKKILMLRNHGTLSVGETISEAFFYMFFLEKSCKIQTRALGSPQGVINVNEAIVDHVPEQKKEVMAGLPHEGNDTDPYHTLYEGWLRRMKREYPEFDN, encoded by the coding sequence ATGAAATCTATTAAAGAACAAGTTACAACTGCAGAGTGGAATACAAGAGTAGAGTTAGCTGCTGCATATAGAGCTTTTTATTATTTAGGATTTGAATTCACAACTTTCGGACATCTTTCAGCAAGAGTACCTGGAGAACCTGATTGTTTATTATTAAATCCATTCGGTTTAACATTCGATGAAATTACTGCTTCATCTTTAATTAAAGTCAGAAAAGATGGAACAATACTTACAGACAATGGATACCAATTAAATAAAGCAGGATGGAATATTCACTCTGGATTAATATTCGGTAATGATTCTATCAATTCGGCAATGCACCTGCATACTGTAGATGGCGTGGCTGTATCTGCAATGAAAGAAGGCGTACTTCCTCTTTGTCAAGACGATATGTTGATACACTCTAACATTGCTTATCATGATTATGAAGGTGTAGTTGTTGATGCTGCTGAAGGGCCTAGAATGTTGTCGGATATTGGAGATAAAAAAATATTAATGCTCAGAAACCACGGTACATTATCTGTTGGCGAAACAATTAGTGAAGCATTCTTTTATATGTTCTTCCTTGAAAAATCTTGTAAGATCCAAACACGTGCTCTTGGAAGCCCACAAGGTGTTATCAATGTAAATGAAGCAATTGTTGATCATGTACCTGAACAGAAAAAAGAGGTTATGGCTGGATTACCTCATGAAGGTAATGACACCGACCCTTACCACACTTTATATGAAGGTTGGTTGCGTAGAATGAAACGTGAATATCCTGAATTTGATAACTAA
- a CDS encoding FMN-binding glutamate synthase family protein — MIRTTYIIVSFILFPIFILAYDYLPDQTVAITILMTLLIIGWYDVFQKKNAILRDYPIVGHFRYIFKAIAPELQQYFIERNTDGKPFNKNEISLIKSRSENQEKFHPFGTELDFYADKVQWLGHAFIPGKKMTEAPRVKVGGTHCLKPYNAALLNISAMSFGSLSANAITALNNGAKKGGFYHNTGEGGITPFHQQGGDIVLQIGTGNFGFRNNDGSFNDEAFVKKGTLEEVKMIEIKLSQGAKPGHGGVLPAAKNTEEIARIRLVEPHTNILSPPVNPEIKEVADIPKFVKRVRDLSEGKPVGFKLCIGIKAEFIKLIETCIAQDNLPDFITVDAAEGGTGAAPLEYSDHIGMKGDEALKFVVQVLKEKNIKEKVKVIYAGKVMDGFSLFKALCFGADFCNSARGFMFSLGCIQSLRCHTDTCPTGIATQNKALQKGLDPTLKSERVYHYQENTLKSFLEILSTSGCNNLGDLKPELIQD, encoded by the coding sequence ATGATTAGAACTACCTACATTATCGTAAGCTTTATATTATTCCCAATATTTATTTTAGCGTATGATTATTTGCCAGATCAGACAGTGGCCATTACAATTTTAATGACGCTTTTAATAATTGGTTGGTACGATGTTTTTCAGAAAAAAAACGCAATACTTAGAGATTATCCTATTGTAGGTCATTTTAGATATATATTTAAAGCGATAGCCCCTGAATTACAGCAATATTTTATAGAAAGAAATACGGATGGAAAGCCTTTTAATAAAAATGAAATTAGCTTGATAAAATCGAGGTCTGAAAATCAAGAGAAATTTCATCCTTTTGGAACCGAACTAGATTTTTATGCTGATAAAGTACAATGGTTAGGTCATGCTTTTATACCAGGTAAAAAGATGACTGAGGCACCAAGAGTTAAAGTTGGAGGAACACACTGTTTAAAACCTTATAACGCTGCATTATTAAATATATCTGCAATGAGTTTTGGGTCGTTAAGTGCTAATGCAATAACAGCTTTAAATAATGGAGCAAAAAAAGGAGGGTTTTATCATAATACAGGTGAGGGGGGAATAACACCTTTTCATCAGCAAGGAGGCGATATAGTATTGCAAATAGGTACTGGTAATTTTGGTTTTAGAAATAATGATGGTTCTTTTAATGATGAAGCCTTTGTAAAAAAAGGAACATTGGAAGAAGTGAAAATGATTGAAATAAAACTTTCTCAAGGTGCAAAACCAGGACATGGTGGTGTATTACCAGCAGCAAAAAATACTGAAGAAATTGCAAGAATTCGTTTAGTAGAACCACATACTAATATATTATCTCCACCAGTAAACCCTGAAATTAAAGAGGTAGCAGATATTCCAAAATTTGTAAAAAGAGTAAGAGATTTATCAGAAGGTAAGCCTGTAGGTTTTAAACTTTGCATTGGTATTAAAGCAGAATTTATTAAACTAATTGAAACTTGTATAGCACAAGATAATTTACCAGATTTTATTACTGTAGATGCGGCAGAAGGTGGAACAGGAGCAGCCCCTTTAGAGTATTCAGATCATATTGGAATGAAAGGTGATGAAGCCCTGAAATTTGTGGTACAGGTATTAAAAGAAAAGAACATTAAAGAGAAAGTTAAAGTAATCTATGCTGGTAAAGTTATGGATGGTTTCTCTTTATTTAAAGCACTTTGTTTTGGTGCAGATTTTTGTAATAGTGCTAGAGGGTTTATGTTCTCATTGGGTTGTATACAGTCTTTAAGATGCCATACAGATACTTGTCCAACAGGTATTGCTACACAAAATAAAGCATTGCAAAAAGGCTTAGATCCTACTTTAAAAAGTGAAAGAGTTTATCATTATCAAGAGAATACTTTAAAATCGTTCTTAGAAATATTGAGTACTTCTGGTTGTAATAATTTAGGAGATCTAAAACCTGAATTAATTCAAGACTAA
- a CDS encoding DcaP family trimeric outer membrane transporter: MSSLSMRILSKLILLLFFCILSLFNNVHAQWIRAEVNHDVFMRDTYVSDSHVIMTLKKGHSLLALPIGGNDEYVRVWDYNSGKRGFVYGQYLTLYDSLQRVILEDTTAAGTLSRGGTTLHLENLDSEDVNIEMDQIPYALQPYEEITLRLKKGYHGIWVSRDGAFPFWGGLNLADSAEYVLKVGSEEEVLTTDLEPIFSRSDTVRMEYHHVDTVNITPKVKIDTARIVTNKHPQDLERAKSTIGIRGYIKLATIYDFNGLSDVDRFVPVEIPVGENRNTQDKGFYMGARQSRLGFSSNIKAKNGYLKIYVEGDFAGGSTSKMYFRLRQAYAEYAYLTVGQTWTTFSNLEAIPLTVDREGPNSSILIRQGMIRYEKKVGNSDNEFGVALETPTVTFTDSVAVDQRQKFPDIASRYKVTFDKGHYQISGLFRLISYTDINTDNVSNTPGYGIMLSGKQYLQSKDNILYFQAVYGKGISRYVRAFRNYNMDAFVNTADNSIFIPKTAGGYLSLEHHWSKKFFSNMTGGITWLQTAEWQAEDSYQRSYYGSLNSYWFAFDRMQLGAGYIYGVRRNKNGESGYASRLQMYIRYDI, encoded by the coding sequence ATGTCCTCGTTATCAATGAGAATACTTTCAAAACTTATACTCTTACTCTTTTTCTGTATTCTTTCATTATTTAATAATGTTCACGCTCAATGGATTCGTGCTGAGGTAAATCACGATGTTTTTATGCGTGATACTTATGTAAGCGATAGTCATGTAATTATGACATTAAAAAAAGGACATTCGCTTTTAGCACTGCCTATTGGCGGAAATGATGAATATGTTAGAGTTTGGGATTACAACTCTGGTAAAAGAGGTTTCGTTTACGGGCAGTACCTCACATTATATGATTCTTTACAAAGAGTTATTCTAGAAGATACAACCGCAGCTGGAACATTATCAAGAGGTGGCACAACCCTACATCTAGAAAACTTGGATAGTGAAGATGTTAATATAGAAATGGATCAAATCCCCTATGCTCTTCAACCTTATGAAGAAATTACTCTTCGACTAAAAAAAGGATACCATGGTATTTGGGTTAGCAGAGATGGTGCTTTCCCTTTTTGGGGTGGTTTAAATTTAGCTGATAGTGCAGAATATGTACTAAAAGTTGGATCTGAAGAAGAGGTTTTAACTACAGACCTAGAACCTATATTTAGTCGTTCGGATACGGTAAGAATGGAATACCATCATGTTGATACCGTTAATATTACTCCTAAAGTAAAAATTGATACTGCTCGAATTGTAACAAATAAACACCCTCAGGATCTTGAAAGAGCTAAAAGTACAATTGGTATACGTGGTTATATAAAATTGGCTACCATTTATGATTTCAATGGACTTTCTGATGTAGACCGATTTGTTCCTGTTGAAATTCCTGTTGGTGAAAATAGAAATACACAAGATAAAGGTTTTTATATGGGAGCTAGACAATCTAGATTAGGTTTCTCGTCTAATATAAAAGCTAAAAATGGGTACTTAAAAATATATGTTGAAGGTGATTTTGCTGGTGGTTCAACTAGCAAAATGTATTTCCGTTTACGACAGGCCTATGCCGAATATGCTTATCTTACGGTGGGGCAAACATGGACAACCTTCTCGAATTTAGAAGCAATTCCACTTACGGTTGATAGAGAAGGACCTAATAGTTCTATTCTTATTCGTCAAGGTATGATTAGATATGAGAAGAAAGTAGGCAATTCCGATAACGAATTTGGTGTAGCTTTAGAGACCCCAACAGTTACTTTTACAGATTCCGTTGCTGTAGATCAAAGGCAAAAATTCCCGGATATAGCATCTAGATATAAAGTCACTTTTGATAAAGGGCATTATCAAATATCTGGCTTATTTAGACTAATTTCCTATACAGACATTAATACAGATAACGTTAGTAACACACCCGGATATGGTATTATGCTAAGTGGTAAACAATATCTTCAAAGTAAAGATAATATACTCTATTTTCAGGCTGTATACGGTAAAGGTATTAGCAGATATGTTAGAGCATTTAGAAATTACAATATGGATGCTTTTGTAAACACTGCAGACAATAGTATTTTTATTCCTAAAACTGCTGGAGGCTATCTATCATTAGAACATCACTGGTCTAAAAAATTCTTTAGTAATATGACCGGTGGAATCACATGGTTACAAACTGCAGAATGGCAAGCTGAAGATAGTTACCAAAGAAGTTATTATGGTAGTTTAAATTCTTATTGGTTTGCTTTTGATAGAATGCAACTAGGTGCAGGGTATATATATGGTGTTAGAAGAAATAAAAATGGAGAAAGTGGTTATGCTTCTCGTTTACAAATGTAT
- a CDS encoding AI-2E family transporter: MDYKVISKGLLDTIKKLALFCIGLYTLFLIKSVIIYIAIAGVIALIAYPLKSYLKRRFNFSNNSALLAVVVLFLLILTAFLSLFIPLIIQEARDLSLINMDEFKSNINLTFDSLNQSTLKYGLDLSSLNLGDVILNKINNAPKIFKSIINTVGSYSVGVFSVCFIAFFFIKESELIGDFFISVLPIENEKEIKSSITKIKKLLSRYFIGLSIQILIVFILYLVSLMVIGVGNPLVIAFLCAILNLIPYVGPLIGLILMYVLALTDNINMDFQNEFIPLIIKISVAYGITQFIDNNFSQPIIFSKSVNSHPLEIFLVIFTFGVLFGIIGMIIAVPLYTVIKVILKEFYPNNPVVKALTENL, from the coding sequence ATGGATTATAAAGTAATTAGTAAAGGGCTGCTTGATACCATAAAAAAGCTTGCTCTATTTTGTATCGGATTATATACGCTGTTTTTAATAAAATCAGTTATTATTTATATAGCAATAGCAGGTGTGATTGCACTTATTGCTTACCCTTTAAAATCTTATTTAAAAAGACGATTCAATTTTTCTAATAACAGTGCTCTTCTTGCTGTTGTTGTATTGTTTCTGTTGATTCTCACGGCTTTTTTAAGTCTTTTTATTCCTTTAATAATTCAAGAAGCCAGAGATTTATCACTTATCAATATGGATGAGTTTAAATCGAACATTAACCTAACATTTGATTCATTGAATCAATCTACTTTAAAATATGGGTTAGATTTATCTTCATTAAATTTAGGTGATGTTATACTGAATAAGATTAATAATGCTCCAAAAATATTTAAATCGATTATTAATACTGTAGGTTCTTACAGTGTAGGCGTATTTTCGGTTTGTTTTATAGCTTTTTTCTTTATCAAAGAAAGCGAATTAATTGGAGACTTTTTTATCTCAGTACTTCCTATTGAGAATGAAAAAGAAATAAAATCATCTATCACCAAAATTAAAAAATTATTATCCCGTTACTTCATTGGTTTAAGTATTCAGATATTAATTGTGTTCATTTTATACTTAGTATCTTTAATGGTAATTGGTGTTGGCAACCCATTAGTTATTGCCTTTTTATGTGCCATTCTTAATTTAATTCCTTATGTAGGTCCACTTATCGGGCTAATATTAATGTACGTTTTAGCACTTACAGATAATATTAATATGGATTTCCAAAATGAATTTATTCCACTAATAATAAAAATTTCTGTTGCTTACGGAATCACTCAATTTATTGACAATAATTTCTCTCAACCAATTATTTTCTCTAAAAGTGTCAACTCACATCCACTAGAAATTTTCTTAGTAATTTTCACTTTTGGAGTACTTTTCGGAATTATAGGAATGATAATCGCCGTTCCTCTGTATACTGTAATTAAGGTTATATTAAAAGAGTTTTACCCTAACAACCCAGTGGTAAAAGCATTAACAGAAAACCTTTAA
- a CDS encoding CPBP family intramembrane glutamic endopeptidase, which yields MSQKQSSFYPSVLQVWGFVGIFLIVSIFVSIFTSSLEGVLDKGLILFISYLFSMGIPLGIIYSVRKRKTGRTSFNFKLEYLAILPIVFFVTLGLQFGLVGPIADLIPMPEEFVAFFKELMGDNDIYNFLTVVIAAPILEELIFRGLILDSFLKRYSPTKAILYSSMFFGLIHFNPWQFIAAMVLGCFIGWVYYKTKSVSYGIIIHMINNGCAFLMMVFISEDQMNLTGPELYGGFTNYVIIIIGSLLVTGLGLYYLSKYFKDHVPSIQWKEVTIDDDSNNEIESI from the coding sequence ATGTCTCAAAAACAATCATCTTTTTACCCCTCAGTTTTACAGGTATGGGGTTTTGTCGGAATTTTTCTTATTGTTTCAATTTTCGTATCAATCTTTACTTCAAGTCTCGAAGGCGTGTTAGATAAAGGGTTAATACTCTTTATAAGTTATCTATTTTCAATGGGTATTCCTTTAGGTATTATTTATTCTGTTCGAAAGAGAAAAACAGGAAGAACATCATTTAATTTTAAGTTAGAATATTTAGCAATCCTTCCAATAGTATTCTTTGTAACCTTAGGTTTACAATTTGGATTAGTAGGGCCAATTGCAGATTTAATTCCTATGCCTGAAGAATTTGTTGCTTTTTTTAAAGAATTAATGGGCGACAACGATATCTATAATTTCTTAACTGTTGTAATTGCGGCTCCAATTTTAGAAGAATTAATTTTTAGAGGATTAATATTAGATAGTTTCTTAAAAAGATATTCTCCAACCAAAGCAATACTTTATTCTAGTATGTTCTTTGGTTTAATACACTTTAACCCATGGCAATTTATAGCAGCAATGGTTTTAGGGTGCTTTATTGGATGGGTATATTATAAAACTAAAAGCGTTAGTTATGGTATAATTATCCATATGATAAACAATGGGTGTGCATTTTTAATGATGGTTTTTATTTCTGAGGATCAAATGAATTTGACTGGACCAGAATTATATGGTGGTTTTACTAATTATGTAATTATAATTATTGGTTCTTTATTAGTAACAGGATTGGGTCTTTATTATTTATCAAAATATTTTAAAGATCATGTTCCCTCAATTCAATGGAAAGAAGTTACCATTGATGATGATTCTAATAATGAAATTGAAAGTATATAA